From the Desulfovibrio sp. JC010 genome, the window TGAGTGCGTCCAGATTAGCTGCAGTACCGAGGTTATGGTACTTGCTCATCATGTCGGTGGCGGTCATCTTCTCGTAAACCTGCTGGTAAATCTTGGCATATTCCTTACTTTCCGGCAGTGCAAAGGAACCGTCACCCTGAATGACAATCCCCTTGAGATTCTTGGCCCCCATGACCGCGCCGGAACCCAGCCGCCCGAAATGGCGGTAGGTATCGGCATTGATGCAGGCCATAGCCGAAAGGTTCTCCCCGGCAGGACCGATACGCAGAATGGAGCGATGCCCGGATCCGGGAAACATGGAACGCAGAATTTTGCCGGTACTGAAGACATCCTTCCCGGCCAGAAACTGCACGTCCTTTACTTCCAGATGTTTCATCCCAAGGGAGAGGCAGGATAAACGCTCAGCACGTCCGGTGATGACCAGCGCATCATAATCCGCAAAACGGATGGCCAGTGCCGAACGTCCCCCGGCATGGCTCTCGGCAAACTGGTCGTGGTAGGGAGATTTGAATGAACAGACCGTCTTGCTCATGAGCGGAAACAGTCCGGTCAAAGGACCGATGGAAAAAATGAGCGGCTGGTCCGGATCGTCCCAAGCACGGTCAGCATGCCCGTATTTCTCAAAAAGCAACGCCCCAAGCCCGCTGCCGCCTGCAAATTCGTTGCGTCCGTCAACCTTGACCACCCTGCCTTTGCCGCTGCCCAGATCAACAACGAGGACCCTGAAATAATCACGTATCATTTTTAGTCCCTCCCCTTATCTGATTCAACCAGCTCAAGACATTCATGCGGACAGAATTCAACACAACGCCCGCAATGGATGCACACGTAAGGACGGTCTTTCAAATCCAGATAAATGGCGTCCACCGGGCAGGCTTCCGCGCATTTACCGCAACGGATACAGAGGTCCTTTTTATGGATGACTCCGCCTCCTTTCTTGCGCGCTTTCATGGCCCCGGTGGGGCAGGCTTCAGCACAGGGAGCCGGAGAGCAGGCCAGACAGACCTTGGCCATAAATCCGGTGGAAAGTCCGCCGGAAGAAGCAATCCTGATACCTGCGGTATTCCACGACAAAAGTTTATGCACCAGCCGGGCGCAGGCAAAGGAACAGGAATGGCAGCCTATGCAGCGTTCCATGCGGGAAGCAGTCAATGTTTTCATATGGTCTCCGGGAAATATATTGATTGGTGACACCAAGAAAATCAGAAGATGATTTTAACACAGCCCTGTTAAATTAAAAACACTATTCGGAAACGGGGATTATACTATTTGAGACATAAAAAACAGGCTGCCGAAAATCGACAGCCCGTTTATATAATTCGGTGGCGAAGCCCTACTAAAACGTTTTGGGATTCTTAAACCCTTTTGGAAAAGGGTTTAAGTCGCCGGAGGCAAAATCAATTCATCAAAAGCGCAAAGCGCATCTAGTATCTTTCTTACTTAAAAGCGTCAGCCTGTTCCAGATTGCCGATGCCTTTTCCTTCGTATTCCTTGCCCTTGAGGTTGGCCACCAGCAGTTTGGTCAGCACGCCTTTGGGCCCCAGTTCGAGGAAGTTGCGTGCTCCGGCAGCGTACTGGTTGGTTACGATTTCAATCCAGCGCACGGAGGAGGTCATCTGGGAAGACATGATCTTCTTGATTTCTTCAGGGTTGGACTGTGCAGCGGCAGTGACATTGAAGTAAACAGGAAATGCGGGTCCGTTCCAATCCAGTTTGCCGAGGTAGGCAGCGAATTCATCAGCTGCTTCCTGAATGAGCGGGCTGTGGAATGCGCCGCTGACCGGCAGGGGAATTGCGCGGCCTTTCTTTTCCTTGATCACGGTTCCGGCGGCCTCGATGGCTGCTTTTTCACCGCTGATCACATACTGGGCCGGGGAGTTGTAGTTGGCTACACGCAGTTCTTTTCCGGTTTCGGATGCACCGAACTCAACAGCTTCTTCCACTGCAGCCTGATCCATTTTGAGCACAGCGGCCATGCCGTGATCTTCGTTGGCAACCTGAGACATAAGTTTACCGCGCAGGGAAACAGCCTTGATGGTGTCTTCAATGGAAAGAACGCCGGAAGCACCGAGGGAGGCAAATTCACCGAGACTGTGCCCGGCAGTTGCCGCAGGCTTGAGGCTTTCCTTGAGGTAAGACCAGATGGACAGGTTGACCACGGTCAGGCCGGGCTGCAGGGCATCGGTCTTGGCCATATCTGCGGCATCACCTTCCCAGTAGATTTCACGCAGGGGCAGGCCGGACTCGGCTTCAGCAAACTTCCACATATCCATGGCAGCAGACCATTTTTCAGCAAGATCACGGCCCATGCCGGGTTCCTGAGAACCCTGACCGGGAAAAAGTATAGATAAATCAGACATGTTAAATACTCCTTAAATTGATACCGGGACTGTCCGGCTATATATAATGAACATATAAATGCACTTTCACGCAGGAAAACTGCCTCTAAAAAGCAGATTTACCCTGCTTATTCAAGCTCAAATTAAAATACACCTGCGTATTTTTCTGCTGCCTTTATTCAATTTTAATGCGTCAGCTAAGTTTCCAATACTGTAGCGACTTTGGCTTCCAGCTCTTCTTTATCAATGGGCTTGACGCAATATTCGTTGGCCCCGTGCTTAAGGGATTCGCGGGCGGTTTCAAGGGTCGGATACCCGGTAAGCATGATCACTTTCAGTTCCGGAAGGATTTTTTTCATTTCCTCCAGAACTTCCACCCCGGTCATCTTCTTGAGCTTAATATCAAGGATAGCCAGCTCGACATTGTTGCCGTCCACAAATGCAAGGGCCTCTTCCTCTTCGGAAAAAACACTCACTTCATGCCCCTTGCGTTCCAGAATGCGCTTGAGGAGTATGCCTGCGTCCACAACATCATCAAGAACAAGAATATGTGCCATAACGACTCCTTAAAGTTATCCGGCAAAGCATAATATCAACATGGGCTTTAGTCGAGCACTCTGTTTTGAGCACTCTTCTGCTCCCATGTAGGAACAGTAAAATTTTTGGATTGTTTCCAGTAAAATGCTATTTCCGAATATTTTCTTTAATGCAGCTTTTGTTTTCGATACACGAAAAATATACATGTATAAATTTCATTTTTCTTATTTATACATTTTAGATATGCAAAATAATATTGCGACTACACTCAAACTCCAATCGATTCCGGAAATCAGCTGCCGAATTTGATGGACAATAATCGAAATGTATTCTATGCGGTATGCTCAATTGTGCGTTTAGCACATTTTACATATAGTTTTTGCTGAT encodes:
- a CDS encoding ACP S-malonyltransferase — encoded protein: MSDLSILFPGQGSQEPGMGRDLAEKWSAAMDMWKFAEAESGLPLREIYWEGDAADMAKTDALQPGLTVVNLSIWSYLKESLKPAATAGHSLGEFASLGASGVLSIEDTIKAVSLRGKLMSQVANEDHGMAAVLKMDQAAVEEAVEFGASETGKELRVANYNSPAQYVISGEKAAIEAAGTVIKEKKGRAIPLPVSGAFHSPLIQEAADEFAAYLGKLDWNGPAFPVYFNVTAAAQSNPEEIKKIMSSQMTSSVRWIEIVTNQYAAGARNFLELGPKGVLTKLLVANLKGKEYEGKGIGNLEQADAFK
- a CDS encoding response regulator codes for the protein MAHILVLDDVVDAGILLKRILERKGHEVSVFSEEEEALAFVDGNNVELAILDIKLKKMTGVEVLEEMKKILPELKVIMLTGYPTLETARESLKHGANEYCVKPIDKEELEAKVATVLET
- a CDS encoding 4Fe-4S binding protein → MKTLTASRMERCIGCHSCSFACARLVHKLLSWNTAGIRIASSGGLSTGFMAKVCLACSPAPCAEACPTGAMKARKKGGGVIHKKDLCIRCGKCAEACPVDAIYLDLKDRPYVCIHCGRCVEFCPHECLELVESDKGRD